GAGGTTTTTGGGTTTTCCCGGGTATCTTGGCATCGTATTCTCCTTTATACTCGTGATGCTTCATTATAGCGTAATAAAAAAAATATGCTACTTTTTAAATGTGGTGATGCTTGATAACCCGACCCTCTGTAATATAAACCACCTCTTCTGCGATATTGGTGATGATATCGGCCATCTTTTCAATATGGCGTGAAATGCTAAGAAGGATAAGCCAGGGGAGGACATCTCCTTTTCTTTCGTTCATTAATCGGATAATGTCTCCATGAATACTGTCTCTCAGGTTATTGATGAGTGAATCATTATGAATGACCTGAATTGCTTTTTCCGCGTTTTCTTCGACAAGGGCTTCAAGAGATGTTCTCAGCATTTGGAGCGTAATGTTTTTCATCTCTTCGTATCTCTCCAGGGGAAAATCCACGGGATGATCACAAATCGCATAGGCGTCCTTGGCGATACTTGTGGCGATATCTCCAATTCGTTCGAGATCGCTAGTCATCTTGTAGATCATCATGGTGAAACGGAGAACCTTTGCCTCTGGATGAAAAAGCGCAATGAAACTTATACAGGCTTCTTCGAGCTTGTTTTCCCAGATATCCGCTTGACGTTCATCGTAATCAATAACGGCCTGCGCTGGAGTTTTGTTTTTTTCGATGAAAGCGCTTAAAGCTCTTTCCACCATTTCTTCAATAAGGGAAGCGTATTTAAGAATATCTGTTTTGAGATCAGCAAACTTTTCTTTGGCTGACATAGTTTTCTCCTATCCAAATTTTCCTGAAAGGTATTCTTCTGTACGTTTGTCTGAAGGGATGGTAAAAACCTTTTCTGTTGGTCCGTATTCCACGAGGCTTCCGAGATACATAAAGGCAGTATAATCTGAAATCCGTCCAGCCTGGGCAATGTTGTGGGTAACAAGGACGATTGTAACCGTATTTTTGAGTTCAGTGATGAGCTCTTCAATATGACTTGTAGACTTTGGATCAAGGGCAGACGTCGGTTCATCAAGAAGAAGTACCTTTGGCTTCATGGCGAGAGCTCGGGCGATACAAAGTCTTTGTTGTTGTCCACCTGAAAGAAAGGTTCCTCGTTTGTGGAGCTTATCTTTCACTTCTACCCACAGGGCAGCTTTTTTGAGACTCTCTTCAACAATCTGATTGGCTTCGTCTTTTTTGAGGTGGATGTTGTTGAGTTTGTAGCCAGCAATCACATTGTCATAGATGCTCATGTTGGGGAAGGGATTGGGACGCTGGAACACCATCCCTGTCATTCGTCTCACTTCCATGGCAGGGATAGAAAAGATGTTAATTCCGCTCAAGAAAATTTTCCCGTCGACTCTCACCGAAGAATCGAGTTCGTGCATACGGTTTAGACAACGCAAAAGAGTGGTTTTCCCACAACCTGAGGGACCCATAATGGCATGCACCTGGTTCTCATAAAACTCCAGGGATACCGACATAAGAGCTTGTTGTTCTCCATAGAAAACATTGAGATCCTGAACTTGAATCAAAACTTTCATAGTTTCACCTTCCATCGCTTTATCAAAACGGAACTTATCAGATTTAAAAGAAAAACAGTTGCAGAAAGTATAAGAGCAGCAGCCCATGCAATTTTGATCCATTCCTCGACAGGAGAAGAAACATACTTAAAAATAAGAGTAGGAAGGGTTTCCATAGGCCTGAAAATATTGATGTGAATGATACGTGTTCCAAAAGCAGTGAACAAGAGTGGAGCTGTCTCTCCCATGATTCTCGATACGCCTACAAGTACCCCTGTGCTAATACCACTGATAGAACACGGTACGAGAATCTTCAAAATGACCTCATGTTTTGGAGCCCCGAGGGCATAGGCTGCTTCTTTGAGGAGGAGTGGGATAAGTCGTATGTTTTCTTCGGTGTTTTTTACCACGACAGGGATCATGATAAGAGCCAGAGCGATGCTTCCAGACAAGGCTGAAAACGAACGCAGGGGAACGACAAACCAGATAAAAGCAAGAATTCCCATCACAATAGACGGAATGCTCTGGATCAGTTCAACAATAACTTTGAGAAAATGGGAAAATTTGTTTTGATACTCAGCGATATAAATGCCTGTCATAATTCCAATAGGGGTGGCAATCAGAGCAGCGATTGTTGTAACAATAATTGTACCGAGGATAGCATTGAGGATACCACCGCCGTTTTGGTCCTTGATGAAAAGAACGGGAGATAAATTTTGGACTCCCTGAACTATTATATAACCTACTATCCATATCAGGGGAATGGCAACCGCAAAGGATAGGACAAGGATTATCCCAAAGAAAAGTTTATCTTTTATGATGTTACTTCGAAGATGTGCTTTTGGCGTTGTCATAGGTTACCTCTCAAAAGACAGATTTTTGATGATCCTTTGCCCTATGAAGCTAAACACAATGGTAAATAAAAAGAGGATCAAACCGAGTTCTGTAAGCGATTCGGTATGCAGCCCGGTGGATTCAGTAAATTGGTTTGCAATAACGCTTGCGATGGTGCTTCCCGCAGAAAAAAGAGACGTAGGCATCTGATTGAGGTTTCCTATAACCATCGTCACAGCCATGGTTTCGCCCAAAGCTCTCCCAAAAGCAAGCATATGGCCAGCGAGAATACCTGAAGAGGCATAGGGTATAATCACCTTCTGGATCATCTTGTAACGGGGACTACCTAGAGAGATAGCTGCTTCTTTAAGATCTTGAGGAACAAGCTGGATAACTTCGTAAGCCAAAGAGGTAGAATAGGGAATAATCATAATAGCTACCACAAGAGATGCTGTCAATACACCCACTCCCATTGGTATGACTCCAAAAGAAACCAAGGAGAGCTGCCACTTCTGCATGAGTGGGACGAGTACCAAAAGTCCCCACATCCCATAAATAACCGAGGGAATGCCTGCGAGGAGTCTTACGACAGCTTTCAAAAGGGTGGATAATCTTCCCGTGGGACGATATTCACCCAGAAAGATAGAAAGCGAAAGGGAAAAAGGAAGAGAGATAAGAAGAGCTAGGACAGATGTTAAAAATGTTCCTGTGATAAATGGCAGCCCCCCAAAAGAGGCATTGTCCGGATCCCAGTTTGTACCAATAAAGATTTGCCACCCATTGTGTTTGATGGCAGAAAGAGAGAATATAAAAAGACTGAATAGTGTTGCCAGAATAAAAAGGGCAACAAATCCCACCGAAAACCAGAGAAAAAATGAAAATAAGCCCCCAGAGAAGGCCTTGGCCTTCTCTGGGTTTTTTGTTTCTTTCTGAGAAGTGTTAGCGAACTTTCTTGCCATTAAATACCACCGAATTTAAAAGATTTTCTGATACTTTCACTGCCTGGGAAGAAATTGGACCATAATCTACGGTAGGGTGAATCTTTTGACCATCGTGTACCATCCACCAGATGGTTTCGACGATAGCTTTTGCTCTGTTTTTATCCTTGAGGTAAGAAAGATCTTTGTACAACAGGATCCATGTGGTTGCAGCGATAGGATATGCCTCTTTTGCTGGAGAGTTCACCACATCGGCGATACCATCAGCAGGAACATTAACGATGGCTGCTGCAAGAGATTTGGGATTAGCAGCATCAATGAATTTCCCTGCACTGTTTTTTAAAAGAGCGTATGCTAAAGCATTTTGCTTTGCATAAGCGAACTCCACATAACCAATGCTTCCGGGAACCTGTTTTACATAAGCTCCTACACCGGCATTCCCTTTTCCTCCGATACCCACAGGCCACTTTGGAGCCTTACTGGTACCTACAGCTTTTTTCCAATCTTTACTTACCTTGGTGAGGTAGAGAGTGAAATTGTACGTTGTACCAGAAGAGTCAGAACGATACACAACGACAATGTTGAGATTTGGGAGATCAACACCGGGGTTCAACGTAGCAATGGCGGGATCGTTCCACTTGGTGATTTGACCAAGATAGATCTTGGCAACAGTATCACCATCCAGTTTTAGTTTCAGATTACCAGGGAGGTTGTACGCCATTACAATAGCACCGAGAGCCATTGGGATGTGGAGGACATCATCCTTTGCCTGAGCCTTTTCGTCATCATTGAGGGGAGCGTCAGAACCAGCAAAATCCACTGTTCGTGCAATGAGCTGCTTGATACCGCTACCAGAACCAATAGCCTGATAGTTTACGCGATGGGTCTGATACTGCTTGAACATCGCAGCATACAGGGGCTCAGGGAAAGTAGCACCTGCCGCATTCAAATCAACACCGAAAACCTGAGAGGCGAGAACGATCATCGCCAGAAGATATGTTTTTCGCATAGAAAAACCTCCTTTAATAGATTAAAATATTTTTTGCTTTCTGTCAAGAAACTTTTCTTGCGAAGAAAGCACAATGATTATAAGGGTGGGTTTATGAACATCAGATGAAAAGAAAATGAATTTATAATGAATTTTTGTTTTTTATATTTTACAAAAAAGTTTTACTTTTTAAACATTAGGAAATTGAGTTTTTTCTTTTTTTTCCGATACTTTTAAAAAACGGAGTAGGACAGTGATACCAGTATACAGTGAGATCAGTAACAGAGACAGGGATTTTTTAAAAATTCCAAAAGAGATCTCTGTTGTTCTTTATCTTCGTCCGTTGGCTCATCCTGTGGATACCCTGAATAGTCTGTATGCCTTGCTTCGGGGGCACGATGATAGGGAACTCATCCTGATTGCAGAGGAGAAAGATGCCTATCAGTATGATAGTCTCATGGAACGTTTCCCGGTTCTCCGTGTAATTTTCCCTGAGGAATCGCTCTCTTTCAGTCAGGTGGTACGTATCGGATGTGAGGAGAGCTTTTCGAGGATGGTGGTTTTTCTGGATGATCTGGTGCGGATGGAAACGTTGCCAGGAGAGATTTTTTCTCTCTATTTTGACGAACCGCAATGTGGTATGATTGTTCCCCAGTGGGTTTCTGAACAGGGGGAAAATATTGCCTCTCAGCTAAAGCTTCAGGAAAAGAATGGTTTTTTTTCAACATTTTTAGAAGACAGGATCCAGAATGCCTTATCTGTTTTTTCTCCGTTGTCTTTTTGTTTTGCTATTGATAAAGAGAAGTTTTTGTCGGGTTCTTTTGAGATTTGGGAGTATGATAATCCTTTGTATACGTATGCCGAGTTGGGTTGGCGAATGTGGAAACAGGGCTTGAGGGTTATTCATGTGCGTCAGTGGAAAACATTCTTTGAAATCGAGAGAAAAGGGGAAATGGCTTTTTCAGATGAGGATGAGGAATATCTTCTTTTCCACGTACGGAATATCTCTGATCGAAAGCTGGTGAAAAAACAGCAGCGACTTTTGTTTTCGCTTTTTTTGCGAGATTTTTTGAGTTTTCGATGGAAACAAGCCCAGAAATTTTGGTACTTTTTTCAAAGTCGAAAAAAATTTTCTGAAGAAATGGCGTCTTTCCCCCTTGAGGATCTTGAAATTTTATCGATAATAAATAATGAGAAAGCATAGGAGGAAAACTATGCGAAAAATTGATGTGATTCTCCAGGCTCGTCTGGATTCAGAGCGTTTACCAAGAAAGGTCTTAGCCCTTATTGAAGGAAAACCGCTCATCGCTCATATTGTGGAAAGATTGAGACTTTCTCAATATGCTCGTCGTATTATTGTAGCGACAACGGCAGATTCGTATCCTGCTCTTCATGAAGCTCTTAAACCTTACCCTGAAGTGCATTTTTTCATCGGTAGTAAGCCCAACGTTCTTGAACGTTACTATATGGCGATGATGTTTTTTGAGAGTGATATTGTCGTACGGGCGACGGGAGACAACCCTCTTGTTTCTCCAGAATTTATGGATATGGCTATTGAGTACCACATGGAAAGTTCAGCGGATTTGACACATTATCTGGGCATTCCTCTTGGCACAGGGGTTGAGGTTATTTCTCGTTCAGCTATAGAGACGGCTTATAAGAATGCAAAAACAGATTACGAAAAAGAACATGTCACTCCTTTTCTTTACAAGAATAGAGATTCCTTTTCTATCCTTGAGCCGGTGTCAACAGGTTTTTACTATGCCCCTGAAATTCGGGTAACGGTGGATACCTATGAGGATCTCCAGCGTGTGAGGGAGGCATTTGCCTATTATCGGGGAAAACCTTTTATTTCTATGGAAGACATTATTCGTTATTTTATCAGAAAGGAATCAGAAGAGGCTCATCTTGCTTTAGCTCGAGCAAGCATGTAAAAAATTTGAAAAGGGAAAAGATTTAAGCCGATGGAATATTTCTGTCGGCTTTTTTTGTTGCCTTTTTTTGCGCTTTCAAAACATTCCAGGAAAATCCCCGTACCGTGAGAACAGAAAAAGTCCACAGAAGAGAACGAAAAGACACATGGTGAGTCCCTGCTATATGTGGAATCTTGGGTAAAAAGAGGAAGGCAACCAGAAAGCGCATCATACCACTGGTCAAAAACACAACATGATAAGGAGAAAAAGAAAGCGGGAAGTTTGACGCGATGGTGATAATCCTATCTCCAAGCATAGCACCAGTTATATAGGCAAGAGCGTTCACGGAGTTCAGAAGAATACTGTACTTCATACGAGATCTCTCCGGGGTAAGGTCATAAAGAGTATTGAAGGCACTCAGATCAAAAACAGCCCAGAGAAAACCAGAGAGTATTTGAACAAAAACAATAAATTCCACTTTTGGAGAAAGCATCCAGAGAATGGGGAGTGTGCCGAGGAAAGTTGCAGAAAAAGAGAGAACATTTCGGTTGCCATAGAGATCGCATATTTTTCCCCATACAGGCATTGTAAGAGCTTTGACAAGCATGGGGATAGCAAGTACATAGGTAAATGTCCAGTAAGAAAAGTGTAATTCCTGGAGCATATAGGGGGTAAAATAGGGGCCTGAGATAAAAACGGCGGTATTCATCAGGACACTGACATCAGGTAGCCAAAGAAGGGACTTTTAGGGAGGTTTTTGAGGATGCGTCTGTGTTGAGAAGAAGCGCTTAAAAGTGGTGGGGGAGGTGGAGCTTTGGCATCATCAACCTGGAGAAGATACCAATACGAAAAAAGCCTGGACACAAAAGCAAGTCCAAACAATATTCCATATCCAAACCATACAAGGTTTTGCTGATCCATGAACTGAAGGATCAGTCCTCCTATGAGAAAAGAGAACAGGGAAAAGAAACCGGTGATACTATTTCGTATGCCATAATATCTTCCCCGGAGTTTTTCGGGCACGAGGTATCCCATCCATTCGATCCATGCCGGGACCACAATCATACCAAGGGTAAAGTAGAGCGTGACGCTGAGAAGAATTAAAGCGATTCCATAACTTCTTGGTAAAAGCATCCCGAGGGTGATAGGGATATAGAAAAAAGCCTGAAAAAGCACAAGAGTGCTTACCATACGTTTTCGACTTTTAAAGAATCTCACCGCCTGGATGCTGAGAAGCTGGGTAAGTGAACCCATGGTTTGTGGGAGAGAGCCAATGAGACCGATAACAAAATGACTTGCCTGGAGGGCAACGACATAAGCACCAAAAAACGATTCACCAAATCCCACCATCATTGTGTAGAAACAGCCGTCAATCACTGATGCTCGAAGTGAAGAAGAAAGGCCCTTTTTTTTGGCTCGAGAAGAAGACAAAGGTTTTGTTAATTCCATATGATAAATTATAAAGGAAAACAAGAAAAAAAGCAAAAGAGGGGAGAGAGTATTCTTATATCCTTCTCATAAAATATATTCATAAGAAAAAAGGAGGGGAATGACCCCCTCCTTTGATTTTTTAGCTCAGGAGTTCTTCGTAGTCTTGAACCGTTCCATTGTCAAGACAACACTCAATAATATGGCGACCTACTGATGAGAGATCTCGTGTGAGAAACTGCTGGAGCTCACTCTTGAAAAATTCTTCGAGCATGGCAGCACCTTTGTCATACGTTTCATCACCAACATCGGGCTGGAGGTTCACCTGCAAAAGACTTTTTGGTATGTAAACACCCTCAAATTTCATATACTCGAGCGCGTATCCTAACAGAGAACACCGAGCTGGAACGAGTTGAGATGACTTGATGCGAGCGCTTCCTCGTTTTGCGAGATACTCTCTGACAACCCACTCTGGCATAAATCCTACTTCGTAGGCACCAATATGCTGGTTGGGAATAAGCAGATAAAGGGTATCCGTATAATCCTGAAATTGTTCTAACAAAAGATTGGCGTGTCGTACCATTTTTCCTGTCGCAAATGGCCAGAAAGAACCCACACCTTCACTCGAAAGGGCTTTCATGTTTCCGCTGATACTGGGGTTAGCATGTCCCCGAGGACTTACGAGTCTCCAGAGCCACGCGAGGGCGGGGGGAAGTACGTGAGCTACACCGATGATGCCATATGATGGCGCATCGTCAAAACAGGGTGGAGTACGTACACCAAATGATCGTACATCGACAGCGGTAGCCTGATCAATGACATCTGGAATAAGTCGTTTGGGTAAAATAACGCGGGGATTGGGGCATTTTTTCCCAGGAGCGTCTTCGATATGTTCCCATATGAGGGCAGTAGAATTTGGAACAGCATCGATATTGAGAAATACCAATGGTTCACTGGGTTCGGTACAGATTTTTTCGAGATGGGGATCAGTACCATAATGGGGAATGTTATCAACCCGAACAAACCAACCCTCTTCGGCATCTTTAATAATCATCTTTTTATGATTTTTTTGAAACTTTGGGTGTACCATAGTCATATCATCGGTCAGAGGCTTCAGATCACACGATTCGTTCAATTCAAGATAGATTTTATCCTGAGTTCGCATATGCGTAGCGAGAACGATCTTGTTATCTTTTTCTCGACGAATTTGCTGGTGGAGCTCACTTTTTCCCCCACCAGAGGCCCCTTCGTGGAGCATGACGAGTTCGTTATCATAAGGAGTAATAACCTTGACTGAAGAAGCGTGGATGGTAAGCCATCCTTCCTTTTCACCAATATCGAGGAGGACACTGTACACTCCCTTTTTGGCACTGGGACCAGGGTAAAGGTTGTAAGAAAACACCTCATGGATATGGTGAAGTCTGTTGTGTACAACGATCTGTTTGCCATCAAAGTGGGAATATCGGAAAGTTGGTGCAACGTACACAACAGCCATGGGACGAAAATCTTTGGGAAGACTGTCAAAGGGTATAAATCCCTGAATATCCCCTAACATGAGAGCAAAAAAGGCCGCGTTTTTCGGAACAATGACCAACGAGTAGTAATCGAGAGAGTTGTCACCACTGATAAATGGCATGATAAGAAGCTCTTGTTGGGAAAGCCATTCAAAAGTAGCATTGCGAAGTTCACTGAAAGGTTTGCCATATTTCTCTTCGTAGGTGGGTTTGTCCGTTTCTTCCTCATCTCCAATGACCATGCTATTGGGATCGCGGCGTCTCATGTACGGATCGGGGTAGTTGATGACAATACCGTTTTTACATCGGGTCACAGTAGCTTCAATTACTTCCTGAACAGGTGTTGTATTTTCAACAGTGTAACGAACTTCATAAAAATTATTCTCTTTTCCACCAAGGGAGAGTTCGATAAGCTCTTCTCTGGTGTTGAATGTGGTTATTCCCGGTGACTTGTGAAGAATCTCTACCACATCTTTTGGTAGGTGCAAACGGTGAAGAATGTCTTTCATGTGCACTCCTTGATATGAGTTGTTTTGATTTTACTCTTCTAGTAAAACCTAACTATTATAAAGTAAATGGGTTTCTTTTTCAATTTTTTGCGTATTTTTTTGAAGAGTTGTATTTTTTCCTGGTAAAAAATAAGAGAAATATTTCCAAGAAAGTGAAAACCATGAAATATTTGCGAAAAAATCTTTTTTGCTACACACTATATCTCCCTTTTTGAAGGGCAAAGAATGACAAGGAGGAAAACTATGATGAAGCGTTTTCTGTGTGCGCCTGGGCCGACGGCTGTTCCCAGTGAAGTGCTGGTAGAAATGGCGCGACCACTCATGCACCACAGGACCCCTCAGTTCTCTGAAGTTGTAGCAGAGAACGCAGAAATGCTGAAGAAGGTATTCAAGACATCGTCTCCGGTATTGACGTTGACGGCATCGGGGACGGGGG
This sequence is a window from Thermospira aquatica. Protein-coding genes within it:
- a CDS encoding cytidylyltransferase domain-containing protein yields the protein MRKIDVILQARLDSERLPRKVLALIEGKPLIAHIVERLRLSQYARRIIVATTADSYPALHEALKPYPEVHFFIGSKPNVLERYYMAMMFFESDIVVRATGDNPLVSPEFMDMAIEYHMESSADLTHYLGIPLGTGVEVISRSAIETAYKNAKTDYEKEHVTPFLYKNRDSFSILEPVSTGFYYAPEIRVTVDTYEDLQRVREAFAYYRGKPFISMEDIIRYFIRKESEEAHLALARASM
- a CDS encoding MFS transporter, with the protein product MNTAVFISGPYFTPYMLQELHFSYWTFTYVLAIPMLVKALTMPVWGKICDLYGNRNVLSFSATFLGTLPILWMLSPKVEFIVFVQILSGFLWAVFDLSAFNTLYDLTPERSRMKYSILLNSVNALAYITGAMLGDRIITIASNFPLSFSPYHVVFLTSGMMRFLVAFLFLPKIPHIAGTHHVSFRSLLWTFSVLTVRGFSWNVLKAQKKATKKADRNIPSA
- the pstA gene encoding phosphate ABC transporter permease PstA, which gives rise to MTTPKAHLRSNIIKDKLFFGIILVLSFAVAIPLIWIVGYIIVQGVQNLSPVLFIKDQNGGGILNAILGTIIVTTIAALIATPIGIMTGIYIAEYQNKFSHFLKVIVELIQSIPSIVMGILAFIWFVVPLRSFSALSGSIALALIMIPVVVKNTEENIRLIPLLLKEAAYALGAPKHEVILKILVPCSISGISTGVLVGVSRIMGETAPLLFTAFGTRIIHINIFRPMETLPTLIFKYVSSPVEEWIKIAWAAALILSATVFLLNLISSVLIKRWKVKL
- the pstB gene encoding phosphate ABC transporter ATP-binding protein PstB yields the protein MKVLIQVQDLNVFYGEQQALMSVSLEFYENQVHAIMGPSGCGKTTLLRCLNRMHELDSSVRVDGKIFLSGINIFSIPAMEVRRMTGMVFQRPNPFPNMSIYDNVIAGYKLNNIHLKKDEANQIVEESLKKAALWVEVKDKLHKRGTFLSGGQQQRLCIARALAMKPKVLLLDEPTSALDPKSTSHIEELITELKNTVTIVLVTHNIAQAGRISDYTAFMYLGSLVEYGPTEKVFTIPSDKRTEEYLSGKFG
- the pstS gene encoding phosphate ABC transporter substrate-binding protein PstS, with the protein product MRKTYLLAMIVLASQVFGVDLNAAGATFPEPLYAAMFKQYQTHRVNYQAIGSGSGIKQLIARTVDFAGSDAPLNDDEKAQAKDDVLHIPMALGAIVMAYNLPGNLKLKLDGDTVAKIYLGQITKWNDPAIATLNPGVDLPNLNIVVVYRSDSSGTTYNFTLYLTKVSKDWKKAVGTSKAPKWPVGIGGKGNAGVGAYVKQVPGSIGYVEFAYAKQNALAYALLKNSAGKFIDAANPKSLAAAIVNVPADGIADVVNSPAKEAYPIAATTWILLYKDLSYLKDKNRAKAIVETIWWMVHDGQKIHPTVDYGPISSQAVKVSENLLNSVVFNGKKVR
- a CDS encoding DUF4914 family protein — encoded protein: MKDILHRLHLPKDVVEILHKSPGITTFNTREELIELSLGGKENNFYEVRYTVENTTPVQEVIEATVTRCKNGIVINYPDPYMRRRDPNSMVIGDEEETDKPTYEEKYGKPFSELRNATFEWLSQQELLIMPFISGDNSLDYYSLVIVPKNAAFFALMLGDIQGFIPFDSLPKDFRPMAVVYVAPTFRYSHFDGKQIVVHNRLHHIHEVFSYNLYPGPSAKKGVYSVLLDIGEKEGWLTIHASSVKVITPYDNELVMLHEGASGGGKSELHQQIRREKDNKIVLATHMRTQDKIYLELNESCDLKPLTDDMTMVHPKFQKNHKKMIIKDAEEGWFVRVDNIPHYGTDPHLEKICTEPSEPLVFLNIDAVPNSTALIWEHIEDAPGKKCPNPRVILPKRLIPDVIDQATAVDVRSFGVRTPPCFDDAPSYGIIGVAHVLPPALAWLWRLVSPRGHANPSISGNMKALSSEGVGSFWPFATGKMVRHANLLLEQFQDYTDTLYLLIPNQHIGAYEVGFMPEWVVREYLAKRGSARIKSSQLVPARCSLLGYALEYMKFEGVYIPKSLLQVNLQPDVGDETYDKGAAMLEEFFKSELQQFLTRDLSSVGRHIIECCLDNGTVQDYEELLS
- the phoU gene encoding phosphate signaling complex protein PhoU, with the translated sequence MSAKEKFADLKTDILKYASLIEEMVERALSAFIEKNKTPAQAVIDYDERQADIWENKLEEACISFIALFHPEAKVLRFTMMIYKMTSDLERIGDIATSIAKDAYAICDHPVDFPLERYEEMKNITLQMLRTSLEALVEENAEKAIQVIHNDSLINNLRDSIHGDIIRLMNERKGDVLPWLILLSISRHIEKMADIITNIAEEVVYITEGRVIKHHHI
- the pstC gene encoding phosphate ABC transporter permease subunit PstC, encoding MARKFANTSQKETKNPEKAKAFSGGLFSFFLWFSVGFVALFILATLFSLFIFSLSAIKHNGWQIFIGTNWDPDNASFGGLPFITGTFLTSVLALLISLPFSLSLSIFLGEYRPTGRLSTLLKAVVRLLAGIPSVIYGMWGLLVLVPLMQKWQLSLVSFGVIPMGVGVLTASLVVAIMIIPYSTSLAYEVIQLVPQDLKEAAISLGSPRYKMIQKVIIPYASSGILAGHMLAFGRALGETMAVTMVIGNLNQMPTSLFSAGSTIASVIANQFTESTGLHTESLTELGLILFLFTIVFSFIGQRIIKNLSFER
- a CDS encoding MFS transporter, with the protein product MELTKPLSSSRAKKKGLSSSLRASVIDGCFYTMMVGFGESFFGAYVVALQASHFVIGLIGSLPQTMGSLTQLLSIQAVRFFKSRKRMVSTLVLFQAFFYIPITLGMLLPRSYGIALILLSVTLYFTLGMIVVPAWIEWMGYLVPEKLRGRYYGIRNSITGFFSLFSFLIGGLILQFMDQQNLVWFGYGILFGLAFVSRLFSYWYLLQVDDAKAPPPPPLLSASSQHRRILKNLPKSPFFGYLMSVS